The Maniola hyperantus chromosome 25, iAphHyp1.2, whole genome shotgun sequence genome segment acgtatttagtcgacgtaagcccgactagtttcgaacccatccggggtccttttgcATAGGGACGAAGCTCGctacgcgtcgcggttgagactgcgagcCGCTCGCTAACTACgtgactaaatacgtgagtatagccggaaTAATCTACActtataaatatcacttgctttaacggtgaaggaaaacatcgtgaggaaacctgcatgcctgagagttctccatattgttctcaaaggtgtgtaaagtctggtagattgtggccaaaacccttctcactctgagaggagacccgtgctttgtagtgagccggcgaagggttgatcatgatgatgatgttgtttTCTATCGTGATTAGGAGTGGGTGGGGATTTGAAGGGAGACTGGGTGCAGACTGGAGGGGCGCTGCTGGTGGGGCAGGGAGGGGAACTCTTACGACATTTTACTCAGACTGGGCCGAGCGACCATTTGTCTAATAAGGAGATTTTGCAGGTCAGTTTAATATTAACCAATCGATGGGGCTGATTCCCTTGTACAATACGCGgacgaaagtgatgaacatcggcctttatgacactagcttatgctcgcgacttcgtccgcgtggactacataaatctcaaacccatatttcacccccttaggggttaaattttcaaaaattctttcttagcggatgtctacgtcgtaatagctatctgcatgccaaatttcagcccgatccgtccagtagtttgagctgtgtgttgatagatcagtcagtcagtcaccttttatatattaagaagatttcagctttgtagagcgttgtctctgtcactcatacccatatgacgttttgtcggtgtcaacgaccgagagagtgctctacaaatctgctatctccttctaaagaccgatgttcaacacttttggccgcgtaccgtacacaatctctaaactaaactaaattaacaagtcttaaaatctagtgctatccttttctgcaggcaaaattatgaaagggatagcaatagatttagacgtatcgttttgcacgctatacattgcgggtttgaaaatactaaatctcAACCAACaagataaggcaaatggttattagcattggattgtgtttaggtgggtatagtaataactaataacccTAAGAGCCAGTTCCCACTAGTCGGTTGTCGGGCCCAGATGTTAATAGGATGTTCCAGTGGTAGAACGTTTTTTATGAAGCTTTTCACACTTgtctgaaaccgattttgtaTCAAAATGTTCTGCCAATGGAACAtccgctgcgcgattgcgggagaatgacggctacaatgtcacgatcgcaatcatctctgattggttgaccctcgctcactattggctacaatgcattgttgcaacaagaatcgcacaaattcagccaatcagaactattgagattgtaataaataatgattgatgcaggttttagacaatcgccctacaaaTTAAAATCCGGAACCGACAgtcgacaagtgggaacggattgtaagtttttgctagcattctggttacaccttgtttGACACAGGTCATAAACACAATGAGGCATTGCTTACCAGTGTTTAGTGATattgaaatttaataaaaaaccagctatttcaaaataaaatttaatttttcagttATTCGACTTGGAAAGAGAATACAAGGCTGAAAAAATGGCCAATAGGAGACGAGAGGAGATCGATTGTAATGTAAGTACAGTGAAAATTATACCCTACATACTTCcatctatcatcatcaaccgataggcgtccactgctggacaaaggtcttttgtagggatttccacacgccacggtctgaatccagcggctccctgcgactcgtctgatgtcgtccgtccacctagtgggggtcttccaatgctgcgctttccgatgtgaggtcgccattccagcaccttgggaccccaacgtctatcggttttacgaactatatacTTCCATAGTAatactttattatataaatgcgaaagtgtatttgtctgtctgtctgctagcttttacaGTCCAAcaacttaaccgattttgatgtggTACCCTATAGGATCCTTGACATACACAACAGacagagacaacaaagtaaacctataagggttccttttttcgttttgaagtcatcatcatcatcatcatcatcaaccgatagacgtccactgctggacataggtctcttgtaggtctCTGGATCCACGGCCGAAAACTTCCACACGGCAcgatcttgcaccgcctgaatccagcggctccctgcgattcgtctgatgttATCCGtctttttgaagtacggaaccctaaaaattgtaaatattgtGGTTTTTTTTACGCTAAATGTTTCGTAGTTAGTCGGTAACTAATATAAGTATGAAAACCTCCTTGGTTTCCAGACAGAGGCGACGCCCTAAGCCGTGGCTGCAGCGCCTGCACCAGTGTCCTCTGACCCCTATCCACCACATATGGGCCGAGAGGCTGTGCAAGCAAACCCGGCTGTAGACCATAGtcttattatacagggtgtaaccagagcggtagcaaaaactttgcgttGTTATTTTACTACCTAtactcgaatttttaattaaacaacacgttTTGACATTTACTAATGTCAAATCTAAAAAtaccataatattttgtaaaagatcACGATAGATTGCaaatcaacgaacgttgcgtaagtaggccactcgtcCCAACTACGACGCGTTTGCgcgttatacattgcgggtttgaaaaatactaaatcacaaaaactacaaaatgaggcagatggttattgatattggattgtgtttaggtattataacaataaagctaagtttttgctagcgttctggttacaccctgtatactatattatatatagttGTCGTAGAAAAAGGGTAGCACTATTATTTagaactgttaatttagtttagagattatgtacaacagaattagccacatgtCTACTATTAAAGGAGATGGTCCACATCCCAaataactggtcaagtgcgagtcggactcacacatgaagggttccgtaccatcgtacaagaaacaacacttttttttgtagtgtaaccacaaattcacggttttcggattttcctaTTTTGCTATAAGACATAGCTACCAGTCAAGTTTTCTTTCTTCCATTtgagatacggaatcctaaaaatgttacaaatattgctaattctaaataatatctgtcccggctgtactcacgtgtttagttgacgttagcccgactagttttgaacccatccggggtcctttttcaagggagtccgttcacgcacgcgccgcggttttgactgcgggccgcgcgtgccgctgcccgtagagccctttgtgagggtggctggggtggtggctaacgtcgactaaacacgtgagtaagccgggacagatattatttagaatggaaatcactcacggtagtttaaacgctaaaatattgctAATACCGCTAAAAAAACGCTTAAAAATGTCAGCCAccaaaaaaagaaattaaagatTGCGATGATTACTATTATTTTTACTCTcaactcgcgacttcgttcgcgtggactacacaaattttaaacccctatttcacaatcttaggggttgaattttcaaaaatcctttcttagcggatgcctacgtcatgatagctatctgcatgccaaatttcagcccgatccgtccagtagtttgagctgtgcgttgatagatcagtcagtcaccttatatttagataactatgATATATTTACTTTTCTTTTGCGCCGAGCATGGATGGGTACGTTTTGGGCCATCTCCTTTGCTGACTTTGATTAGAGACCAAAAGACTTTGTAGAGACAAAAAAGACaaaaacgacaaaaaaaaaatagttttaggtATGCGTTTCAAATTAGAAATGCGTCACcaaagtaggtatttgtttcgTCACGCTAGATTGATTTAAAATTCGAAATCATAAATACAAAAAGTACGTATACTTAGTATATACTCTATCTGCgcaagaagttagtatagcgttgTCTTTGTTACGCGGTGTGCtatgtgagcgacgaatacgacgcgacgcgacgcgacacgaCGCCACGTAATGCGGCCTATATGGCAGTCTGCGTCTGCCCGCAGACTGCCATATAGGCCGCAAGCACGgtatgccgttgagttgatcgcgttcgtcgcgttcgcagcgtcgcgtcgcgtattattcgtcgctcacgcaggacaccgcgttacgtgatcccatacaaatgatagaggcaaaaatctcagtgggctctaaccattttgaggtaccaaccacaaacgaaactatgctTTCTAATTGactttcgaatgttttttgattttcattttttctaacgttttcgaattgaattatgaatgttttttgaaaatatgttttGTAATTGCTTGGTGTCCCAAAATGGTTagtgcccactgagatttttgcctctatcatttgtaacAGTGAGAGCGCTACACTTACTTCTTTGCGCGGATGGGGTTTAGTTGTAGACCTATACATAAAACATTTTACGTATATCACGATTACTAGTTAGTACACTACAAgcagaaagaagttagtattaTAGCACTCTCTTtgttacgtaatcctatacaaatgatagaagcaaaaatctcagtgggctctgaccattttgagtcaccaaccacaaaccaaactatgttttctaattgaatttcgaatgttttttgattttcatttttttcaaacGTTTTCGAACTGAATTTTGAATGtcatttttaaaacatgtttgtgattggttggtggcccaaaatggttaacacccactgatatttttgtctctatcatttgtattgGATTACATCACATAGAGAGTGCTATGCTTCTTTCCGTGGATGGGGTTTAGTTGTAGACCTATACATAAACATTTTACGTATATCACGATTACTAGTTACTACAATGTTATATACATAAGATGTTGTAATTTGTTTTTAAGTTTCTTTAAAATTCAATTATACAAATTAACCGCCAGATTATACAATTTACTTAAACTATTAcgaattaaactaaattatgaAAATGTTCGTATTTACTCTTGGCATAATTGCATATACGGTGCTGGTAATTTGAAACTTACCTAATTATACAAATCTGATTCAACGAAATTATACCTACACTGTGCTAAgttgttatttttatgttttcttatgTTAAAACTTTTGTATAATATAGTACGTTTTTTTCttctaattatatttgttattgataatgtaggtataatttgcaaattaagtaggtacctgccttTTTATGACAGATtacattgaaaaaataaaaagaaagtcaTAATTATTACGTAggatagtgaaaaaaaaaaacagacaaatggttaaaaatattgttacttaattataactttgaaaaaaaaaatgaaaatcataattattaggtatcatGAAAAAAGACATTATGGCTAAAAATATTGTTACTTAATTATaacttatgaaaaaagaattaaaattatgaaaaaaaacccATTATGACTAAAAAGTTGTTATAAACCTAGGTAAAAAAGgtgtatataaaaataaaaacataaaaatgtattaaaattatattttaattgttatttattattgttaatatttaaTACAGTGACCTTgatgttttaataaatttatctatgctaaagcctgaccagaaaaataaaatacgttgCCATGACTTGTGGAACTAATCTAAACAAGACGTGACCATAGAccatatactagtggcgcccccagaccAAGTTTTGTATATTTCTAGTCaggctatatattatatgtgGCCCACGGCACATGAAGGCACGGCATAATGTAATGCACCGTAGACTAAGAGAGCATTATTAAAGCACGCAatcaaaaaacatcttttattAGTCGGGCGTCACATATTatttgattcatcatcatcatcatcatgatcaacccatcgccggctcactacagagcacgggtctcctctcagagtgagaagggttttggccttagtctaccacgctggccaagtgcggattggcagacttcacacacctaggagaacattatggagaactgtcaggcatgccggtttcctcacgatgttttccttcaccgttaaagcaagtgatattttaattacttaaaaacgcacaaactccgaaaagttagaggtgcgtgcccgggatcgaacccccgacctccgattgtaaggtggacgtcctaaccactaggctaccacggctTTATTTGATTAGGGAGTGGATAATATTTCTGAGTATACACTctataaaaagctgtgatagcctagtggttaggacgtccgccttctaatcggaggtcgggggttcgattccgggcacgcacctctaacttttcggagctatgtgcgttttaagtgactaaatatcacttgctttaacggtgaaggaaaacatcgtgaggaaacctgcatgcctgagagttttccataatgttctcaggtgtgtgaagtctaccaatccgcacatggccagcgtggtggcgagccagtgatgggttaatcatgatgatcatgatacaCTCTAtattctttccgcggatagaagttggtgtctcaaaatggttattggttagtgcccactgagatttttatctctatcttttgtatgggattacgtaacagagagggcgctatattatgttctttccgcggatagagtatgtGGAGATGTAGAGTAGGGTGGATGATCGAAATAAATCGTCAAATTAGTTAAGAGATTATAttgtactagcgacccgcccaggcttcgcatgggtacaatgtagatactaaggtggtgtcagtgaggagtaaTTCTTCCgtcattttgttcaaatatcgtcatatttcaacaaattaacacaaaccaatattaaactatacctataaaccttcctcttgaatcactctatctattggtcaaaaccgcattaaaatccgttgcgtagtttaaaagatctacgcgttcatacatacagacagcgggaagcgactttattttatactatgtagagatgtacaacagaattaaccaCACTTCGCGACGTATATATAGTATGCGACATGTAGAGATGGACATCAGGTCGGGaatgtcccgcacacccgcacagcccccgtgctaacccggtgcgggcgagcgcgggcactgtgcggggcgtttccccgcttcatactccgattgccatttcgacctgtcgcgtactttaggtATCTGTGTAAATTCTATTGCCTATTTGGTCTAGTAGTCATGTTCAACTGCAGAtaacgaggtcctgggttcgattgcCGGGTCGAGCCAAAAATAGGTATTGGATTcttctgttaagaaattcttCTAGCGCGGAGTTAGGAAGTTGGTGATGTTTCACCCCCGTGCCTCGGAGGGTACGTACAGCCGCCGGttctgcgcctgatctctctccagtcgtgtcggatttccgtcccatctgGCTAACTTCTATGGAGATTGGCCGCCGTGGCGGAACCCGATCGGGAGGACATTGTTATCTTACTGGTTTTGTTTGTATAATTCGGTTCTAATATTCCGGTCTGTGAAAACCGAATCACATTATTTCTATTAGATTTTCTCACAACAAATTTTCTACGGGCTTTACCAACTCCTCTAGTAGTCACCGTACATCTACTTAGTACAGGTGATAAGTAGTATAGTATTTTATTGGTAGACTCATAGAAAACTATATGGTTATCCCCGTCAAATACAACTTTGAATGCTAAACCCCTTTTAAAAGCACCAACTTCTTCcaagtttttatttctataattaattttatatataccccTAGTGTAAGGTTGGATAAAATACGCTTCCCCATGTTTGTCTGTAGTTAAAAAGTAAATTTCGTCTTGGAAAAGCTCAGCCTTTTTACTACCATTTCTGAATACGTATATCGCAGAATTACTCATGAAATATACATCCCCACGTTTATCAATTATAAAATCATCTATTTGATAGTTATTTAACTCGGATATCTCAACGGATTTTTTCTTATTGACACTGTTCACAGTAAAAAGTCCTTTATGTCTGAATTCTGTATAATAAAATTTGTCTGCATATTGCATGTGCCATATAGTCTTGTCTTTAAGTCCATATAATTCGGTAATATTGTCTAAAGGATTGTATTTATAGACCCCCTTTTCCGCTGATAAATACAAGTCTCGTGTAGATTGATCAACTGTTAGAGCAAAGGTGAAGTTAAGAGGTATAAAAGTTGAATTTGCTCTGTTCAAATCGAATGCTTTAGTGAAATCCCTTCCGTGTTCTTGATAATGGTAGTAGATAGTGTTTACAGTTCTATCTATCGCCAACTGGCCGGATAGCTTTTGGTCTCTGAATATCTTGTCGTAAGGGCTGTAGCACACTGAGTTTAGGCAAGCGTAGCAAGGTAATCGCTTGGCTTGAGCTGTGATGATGGCATATATTGTAAATATGATAAACTTCTCCATTCTGTAATGGTAAAGTAATGTTTTATTATAGAAACCACCATAAACTGTCTAATGGGGGTCTAATTGGGGGTATGGGGTTTAAAAAACCCCGTACCCCCAAACCCCAAACATTTGATTTATCATTTGGACTtagtccgcgtagactacacaacccttttatccccttaggggttgaattttcaaa includes the following:
- the LOC117993869 gene encoding ommochrome-binding protein-like; this encodes MEKFIIFTIYAIITAQAKRLPCYACLNSVCYSPYDKIFRDQKLSGQLAIDRTVNTIYYHYQEHGRDFTKAFDLNRANSTFIPLNFTFALTVDQSTRDLYLSAEKGVYKYNPLDNITELYGLKDKTIWHMQYADKFYYTEFRHKGLFTVNSVNKKKSVEISELNNYQIDDFIIDKRGDVYFMSNSAIYVFRNGSKKAELFQDEIYFLTTDKHGEAYFIQPYTRGIYKINYRNKNLEEVGAFKRGLAFKVVFDGDNHIVFYESTNKILYYLSPVLSRCTVTTRGVGKARRKFVVRKSNRNNVIRFSQTGILEPNYTNKTSKITMSSRSGSATAANLHRS